In Bacillus toyonensis BCT-7112, a single window of DNA contains:
- a CDS encoding flagellar hook assembly protein FlgD: MPTVGLNTTSTNHIPLQAGAQAKNASVNGVQSPVQQTNGVSAGAQKTPGVMGKDDFLKLFLSSFQHQDPFNAMDMNQMMNQTAQLSLMEQVQNMTKAVDSLRTTMYSTALDGGMKFLGKYVRGVDGDGNKVTGQVETVRLAENNDVQLIINNKVVSLRFVERVSDKPIGETNPEDVKKEEQKTTEEVKTTNS; the protein is encoded by the coding sequence GTGCCAACAGTTGGGTTAAATACAACGAGTACAAATCATATTCCGTTACAAGCAGGAGCGCAAGCAAAAAACGCATCTGTGAATGGTGTACAATCGCCAGTTCAACAAACAAACGGAGTTTCAGCAGGAGCACAAAAGACTCCTGGGGTAATGGGGAAAGATGACTTCCTAAAATTGTTTTTATCAAGTTTCCAACATCAAGATCCATTTAATGCAATGGATATGAATCAAATGATGAACCAGACAGCGCAGTTATCTCTTATGGAGCAAGTGCAAAATATGACAAAAGCAGTTGACTCTTTAAGAACGACGATGTATTCGACAGCGCTTGATGGCGGTATGAAGTTTTTAGGGAAGTACGTAAGAGGTGTTGACGGCGACGGAAACAAAGTAACTGGTCAAGTAGAGACGGTTCGCCTTGCAGAGAATAATGATGTACAGCTCATTATTAATAATAAAGTCGTATCTCTTCGTTTCGTTGAGAGAGTGTCTGATAAACCGATTGGAGAAACGAATCCAGAGGATGTCAAGAAAGAAGAGCAAAAAACAACTGAAGAAGTAAAAACTACAAATTCATGA
- a CDS encoding flagellar hook protein FlgE — protein sequence MIKALYTSITGMNATQNALSVTSNNIANAQTVGYKKQKAMFDDLLYNNSIGAKGDGKYAGTNPKSIGNGVKMSGTVTDYSDGTITLTGGKTQAAMEGNGFFVVGDSKGGNMEFTRKGTFGISSDYYITNTEGQYVFAYPANEATGEVDLSGIPGPLQIPMGTAIGGIRTSKGTIKGNIPTGEKQITQDLPVYDNAGNTWTMRVEFKQTSEHNYTYKVQMRNDSKKETEFKDVQGAGGNMTFDAVGNPNPKEQRANIPFDGGSINLDLSHLTNHPTDKTLSVTDVDGRAAATVKDCFIADGGYVMVKYSDGSMKSAGQLAVAMFPNEGGLMKTGNGNYTATNTTGILALGASGQNGAGKVRGGAQEGANVDLSVEFVDLMLYQRGFQGNAKVIKVSDEVLNEVVNLIR from the coding sequence ATGATTAAAGCGTTATATACAAGTATTACAGGAATGAATGCAACACAAAATGCATTAAGTGTAACTTCAAATAATATTGCTAATGCACAAACAGTTGGTTATAAAAAACAAAAAGCAATGTTTGATGATTTACTATATAACAATTCGATTGGTGCAAAAGGTGACGGTAAATACGCAGGAACGAATCCGAAAAGTATTGGTAACGGTGTGAAAATGAGTGGTACGGTTACAGATTATAGTGATGGTACAATTACGTTAACTGGTGGTAAAACACAAGCAGCAATGGAAGGTAATGGTTTCTTCGTTGTAGGTGATTCAAAAGGCGGAAATATGGAATTTACTCGTAAAGGTACGTTTGGGATATCCTCAGATTACTATATTACGAATACTGAAGGTCAATATGTATTTGCATATCCTGCAAATGAAGCAACTGGTGAAGTTGATTTATCTGGAATCCCAGGACCGTTGCAAATTCCAATGGGAACAGCAATTGGTGGTATTCGAACATCGAAAGGGACAATTAAAGGGAATATTCCAACTGGTGAAAAACAAATTACACAAGATTTACCTGTATATGATAATGCGGGGAATACATGGACAATGCGTGTAGAGTTTAAACAAACGAGCGAACATAATTATACATATAAAGTACAGATGCGTAATGACTCGAAAAAAGAAACAGAGTTTAAGGATGTTCAAGGTGCAGGTGGTAATATGACATTTGATGCTGTTGGAAATCCTAATCCGAAAGAGCAAAGAGCCAATATTCCATTTGATGGCGGCTCTATAAATTTAGACTTAAGTCATTTAACAAACCATCCAACAGATAAAACATTATCAGTAACAGACGTAGATGGTAGAGCAGCAGCGACGGTTAAAGATTGCTTCATTGCTGACGGTGGATATGTAATGGTAAAATATTCTGATGGAAGTATGAAATCTGCTGGCCAATTAGCTGTTGCGATGTTCCCGAACGAAGGCGGTCTAATGAAAACAGGTAATGGTAACTATACAGCGACGAATACAACAGGTATTTTAGCACTTGGTGCATCTGGTCAAAACGGTGCAGGTAAAGTACGTGGTGGCGCGCAAGAAGGGGCCAACGTAGATTTATCTGTTGAGTTCGTTGACTTAATGCTGTATCAACGTGGATTCCAAGGAAATGCGAAAGTAATTAAAGTGTCAGATGAAGTATTAAATGAAGTTGTAAACTTAATTCGATAA
- the fliN gene encoding flagellar motor switch protein FliN: MKHEVSPVSLMGLEDFAGKRNEMSKAHIDTVSDISIELGVKLGKSSITLGDVKQLKVGDVLEVEKNLGHKVDVYLSNMKVGIGEAIVMDEKFGIIISEIEADKKQAALMKAQSQMQDKE, translated from the coding sequence ATGAAGCATGAAGTATCTCCTGTGTCCTTAATGGGATTAGAAGATTTTGCGGGAAAACGAAATGAAATGAGTAAAGCACATATAGATACTGTTTCAGATATTTCGATTGAACTTGGTGTAAAGCTTGGGAAGTCATCTATTACGCTCGGTGATGTGAAGCAGTTAAAAGTTGGCGATGTTCTTGAAGTAGAGAAAAACTTAGGACATAAAGTAGATGTGTATTTAAGTAATATGAAGGTCGGCATCGGTGAAGCAATCGTAATGGACGAGAAGTTCGGCATTATTATTTCTGAAATTGAAGCTGATAAGAAGCAAGCTGCGCTTATGAAGGCGCAAAGTCAAATGCAAGATAAAGAGTAG
- a CDS encoding chemotaxis protein, whose product MSQAQSILLESGTNELEIVTYTVGENLFSINVMKVREIINPFPVTTVPESHHAVEGVVQVRGEILPVINLATALNLKSTKPLDQTKFIISELNQMKVIFRVDEVHRIQRISWEQIDEPASLSMGLEETTSGIVKLDGKIILLLDYEKIVCEISGTGYDNKSLSGLEQKTDRAEKVIYIAEDSAMLRQILEETLSSAGYTKMNFFSNGAEALAQIEKLAKEQGEKMFEHIHLLITDIEMPKMDGHHLTKVVKDGEIMNRLPVIIFSSLITNELFHKGEAVGANAQVSKPDIQELIGLVDKLVL is encoded by the coding sequence ATGTCACAAGCACAAAGTATTTTATTAGAAAGTGGAACAAATGAATTAGAGATTGTCACATATACTGTTGGTGAAAATCTATTTAGTATCAATGTAATGAAAGTACGTGAAATCATTAATCCATTCCCTGTTACAACTGTGCCAGAATCTCATCATGCAGTTGAAGGTGTTGTTCAAGTACGTGGTGAAATTTTACCTGTTATTAACTTAGCAACGGCTCTTAATTTAAAATCAACAAAGCCACTTGATCAAACGAAATTCATCATCTCAGAATTAAACCAAATGAAAGTTATTTTCCGCGTTGACGAAGTACATCGTATTCAACGTATTTCATGGGAACAAATTGATGAACCAGCTTCCTTATCAATGGGACTAGAAGAAACGACATCTGGCATTGTAAAACTAGATGGGAAAATTATTTTACTATTAGACTATGAAAAAATTGTATGTGAAATTAGCGGTACTGGTTATGACAATAAATCACTTTCAGGCTTAGAACAAAAAACAGATCGTGCTGAAAAAGTTATTTATATTGCAGAAGATTCAGCAATGCTTCGCCAAATACTAGAAGAAACTTTATCATCAGCTGGATATACGAAAATGAACTTCTTCAGCAATGGTGCGGAAGCGTTAGCACAAATTGAAAAATTAGCGAAAGAGCAAGGGGAAAAAATGTTTGAACACATTCACTTGCTAATTACTGATATTGAAATGCCAAAAATGGATGGACATCATTTAACGAAAGTGGTTAAGGATGGTGAAATAATGAATCGTTTACCGGTCATTATTTTCTCTTCATTAATTACAAATGAATTATTCCATAAAGGTGAAGCTGTAGGAGCAAATGCTCAAGTAAGTAAGCCAGATATTCAAGAGTTAATTGGTTTAGTTGATAAGTTAGTGTTGTAA
- a CDS encoding DNA-binding domain-containing protein: MYHHTAINVLKLLQNMSNNKMNDMKLETEFKKIEKQFRVEYEELVDLYNRMVLFQIDIEKHGGMRAYEKSTITWLKSELELLYEVYQFCQRHGLNILNISKYVSKNELNLFPKTESQLQNTYYKLKKCEIPFENIEKQKPGRKRKYTPIKEQIVEIKKENKQEVRKEVQNTENEKSLVTVISGIVDNFETISQCSERKEDELHQFMEGIYKLSSMAAGRSENEKDVRGLESELHVLRAENERLKREKEELVHDIKEMTHHLIHFITSSDIDQIRTLPYFVKECKQDLHKLGLYNAQDGKMKIMVDRSGQVMTVTQ; the protein is encoded by the coding sequence ATGTATCACCACACAGCAATCAATGTATTAAAACTTTTACAAAACATGTCAAATAATAAAATGAATGATATGAAATTAGAAACGGAATTTAAAAAAATAGAGAAACAATTCCGAGTGGAGTATGAAGAGTTAGTCGATTTATATAATAGAATGGTTTTATTCCAAATAGATATAGAAAAACATGGCGGTATGCGAGCTTATGAAAAATCAACAATTACATGGCTGAAGTCTGAGCTAGAGTTACTGTATGAAGTGTATCAATTTTGTCAACGTCACGGTTTAAACATTTTAAATATTTCAAAATACGTTAGTAAAAATGAACTAAATCTTTTTCCGAAAACAGAAAGTCAATTGCAAAACACATACTATAAATTGAAAAAATGCGAAATACCGTTTGAAAATATTGAAAAGCAAAAACCAGGACGAAAGCGAAAATATACACCCATAAAAGAACAAATCGTTGAAATAAAAAAGGAAAACAAGCAAGAAGTAAGAAAAGAAGTTCAAAATACAGAGAATGAAAAAAGCCTTGTAACAGTTATATCTGGTATCGTTGATAATTTTGAAACAATTAGTCAATGTAGTGAAAGAAAAGAAGATGAACTCCATCAGTTTATGGAAGGCATTTATAAGCTTTCAAGCATGGCTGCTGGGCGTTCGGAAAATGAAAAGGATGTACGTGGTCTTGAAAGCGAATTGCATGTATTACGAGCTGAAAATGAAAGACTAAAGCGAGAAAAGGAAGAGCTTGTTCATGATATAAAAGAAATGACGCATCATTTAATTCATTTCATTACGAGCTCTGATATCGATCAAATTCGCACATTGCCTTACTTCGTAAAAGAATGTAAACAAGATTTGCATAAATTAGGGTTATATAACGCACAAGACGGGAAAATGAAAATTATGGTTGATCGTAGTGGACAAGTTATGACTGTAACACAGTAA
- a CDS encoding DUF3964 family protein: MTRQERVLQLPFFENKRELAEQVLKMEREEHVYLPDQFEIKQVPPYSFGEKEAIIGRIHEFYFVSVGSDGVWKYQLFKDEMKCREFFVTLSGITDQQIAFWFNNIELLKSS; the protein is encoded by the coding sequence ATGACAAGACAAGAGCGAGTTTTACAATTGCCTTTTTTCGAAAATAAACGTGAACTTGCCGAGCAAGTGCTAAAAATGGAACGAGAAGAGCATGTATATTTACCGGATCAATTTGAAATTAAGCAAGTGCCTCCGTATTCATTTGGTGAAAAGGAAGCCATCATTGGCCGTATTCATGAGTTTTATTTCGTAAGTGTTGGTAGTGATGGAGTTTGGAAGTATCAACTGTTTAAGGACGAGATGAAGTGCCGTGAGTTTTTTGTTACGTTATCAGGGATAACGGATCAGCAAATTGCGTTTTGGTTCAATAATATCGAGTTACTTAAAAGCTCTTAA
- a CDS encoding lytic transglycosylase domain-containing protein gives MVIGNIVKEVLAYKKGQIQQKLSSPQAFVSSRFQEKLQSEPAKETKGTTQPANIEEMSQPVQSTKIETVVTKPEQSIHKVEEASKPEEKAETKKADEVQVAQKEFERRFPETKNEAVDTWGLTKKYNIQKIRSSNEGKYEDIIDRVSRTYGIPKTLIQKMIEVESDFNPKTVSHAGAMGLMQLMPANVKEMGIKNPFSPAESIEGGVKELSGYLKKNNGDLVLALASYNAGPGNVRKYGGVPPFKETQGYIKKILNIDVSK, from the coding sequence ATGGTAATTGGAAATATAGTAAAAGAAGTGCTTGCATATAAAAAAGGACAAATTCAGCAAAAGCTAAGTAGTCCACAAGCATTCGTTAGTAGTCGTTTTCAAGAGAAGTTGCAGAGTGAACCTGCGAAGGAGACGAAGGGTACTACGCAACCGGCAAATATAGAAGAGATGAGTCAGCCGGTACAATCTACGAAAATAGAAACGGTTGTTACTAAACCGGAACAATCTATTCATAAAGTAGAGGAAGCGAGTAAGCCTGAGGAAAAGGCTGAAACGAAGAAAGCAGATGAAGTGCAAGTCGCACAAAAAGAGTTTGAACGACGTTTCCCAGAAACGAAAAATGAGGCTGTTGATACGTGGGGATTAACGAAGAAGTATAATATTCAAAAAATACGTTCTTCCAATGAAGGGAAGTATGAGGATATTATTGATCGCGTAAGTCGTACATACGGAATTCCGAAAACGTTAATTCAAAAAATGATTGAAGTAGAATCTGATTTTAATCCGAAAACGGTGTCACATGCAGGTGCGATGGGGCTTATGCAGCTTATGCCAGCGAATGTGAAAGAGATGGGTATAAAAAATCCATTTTCACCAGCTGAAAGTATTGAGGGCGGCGTGAAAGAGTTAAGCGGTTATTTAAAGAAAAATAACGGTGACTTAGTATTGGCGCTTGCTTCTTATAATGCTGGTCCTGGTAATGTGAGAAAGTACGGAGGCGTACCACCGTTTAAAGAAACGCAAGGATATATTAAAAAAATATTAAATATCGACGTTTCAAAATAA
- a CDS encoding flagellar type III secretion system pore protein FliP has translation MRIKKQLSVLAVIFVFSIVFSIIFVNPAYAAPNGFINFENGKEFTSNSSVQLFVLVTLLSLSSSIVLLFTHFTYFMIVLGITRQGLGVMNLPPNQVLVGLALFLSLFTMQPVLGQLKSDVWDPMTKEQITVSQAAETTAPIMKDYMAKHTYKHDLKMMLKVRGEELPKDLKDLSLFTLVPSFTLTQIQKGLLTGMFIYLAFVFIDLIISTLLMYLGMMMVPPMILSLPFKILVFVYLGGYTKIVDIMFKTVA, from the coding sequence ATGAGAATAAAGAAACAGTTATCAGTATTAGCCGTTATTTTCGTATTTTCTATCGTTTTTTCAATTATTTTTGTAAATCCAGCGTATGCAGCCCCGAACGGTTTTATTAATTTCGAAAATGGAAAAGAGTTTACGAGTAATTCAAGTGTACAGTTATTTGTACTCGTTACCCTTCTATCATTATCTTCTTCTATCGTTCTTTTATTTACGCATTTTACTTATTTTATGATCGTTCTTGGAATAACTCGTCAAGGACTTGGGGTAATGAACTTACCACCAAACCAAGTGCTTGTTGGACTTGCTTTGTTTTTATCACTATTTACGATGCAACCGGTGCTAGGTCAGTTAAAGAGTGATGTGTGGGATCCGATGACGAAAGAACAAATAACAGTAAGTCAAGCTGCGGAGACGACAGCTCCGATTATGAAAGATTATATGGCGAAACATACATATAAGCATGATTTAAAAATGATGCTGAAAGTACGCGGTGAAGAGTTGCCGAAAGATTTGAAAGATCTTTCATTATTTACGCTCGTACCATCCTTTACGTTAACGCAAATTCAAAAAGGATTATTAACGGGGATGTTCATTTATTTAGCGTTTGTATTTATAGATTTGATTATTAGTACACTTTTAATGTACCTCGGGATGATGATGGTACCGCCGATGATTTTAAGTTTACCGTTTAAAATACTCGTTTTCGTATATTTAGGTGGATATACAAAAATCGTCGATATAATGTTTAAAACGGTCGCCTGA
- a CDS encoding flagellin, with translation MRIGTNVLSMNARQSLYENEKRMNIAMEHLATGKKLNHASDNPANVAIVTRMHARASGMRVAIRNNEDALSMLRTAEAALQTVTNILQRMRDLAVQSANDTNSNKNRDSLNKEFQSLTEQVGYIGATTEFNDLFVFDGQSRPITLDDIGHTVHMTNHIPPSPTQHDIKISTEQEARAAIRKIEEALQNVSLHRADLGAMINRLHFNIENLNSQSMALTDASSRIEDADMAQEMSDFLKFKLLTKVALSMVSQANQIPQMVSKLLQS, from the coding sequence ATGCGTATTGGTACGAATGTTTTAAGTATGAATGCTAGGCAATCACTATATGAGAATGAAAAACGTATGAATATTGCGATGGAGCATTTGGCGACTGGTAAGAAGTTAAACCATGCTTCTGATAATCCAGCTAATGTTGCAATTGTGACTCGTATGCATGCACGAGCGAGTGGTATGCGTGTGGCGATTCGTAATAATGAGGATGCGCTATCAATGCTTCGGACAGCGGAAGCTGCTCTTCAAACTGTGACGAATATTTTACAGCGTATGCGTGATTTAGCTGTTCAGTCTGCGAACGATACAAATTCAAATAAAAACCGTGATTCGTTAAATAAAGAGTTTCAATCTTTAACAGAGCAAGTTGGCTATATTGGTGCGACAACTGAGTTTAATGATTTATTTGTATTTGATGGACAAAGCCGTCCTATTACGTTAGACGATATCGGTCATACAGTACATATGACGAACCATATCCCCCCTTCCCCTACACAACATGACATCAAGATTTCAACAGAACAAGAAGCAAGAGCAGCGATCCGTAAAATTGAAGAAGCCTTGCAAAATGTATCACTTCATCGTGCTGATCTTGGGGCTATGATAAATCGTTTACACTTTAATATTGAAAATTTAAATAGTCAAAGTATGGCCCTAACAGATGCTTCTTCTCGAATTGAAGACGCGGATATGGCGCAGGAAATGAGCGATTTTTTAAAGTTTAAATTATTAACTAAAGTTGCGCTCAGTATGGTTTCACAGGCTAATCAAATTCCGCAAATGGTTTCTAAATTACTACAATCTTAA
- the fliI gene encoding flagellar protein export ATPase FliI: MNNKLINEQNKWNTFIDTPFYTKIGKVHSVQEQFFVAKGPKAKIGDVCFVGEHNVLCEVIAIEKENNMLLPFGQTEKVCYGDSVTLIAEDVVVPRGDHLLGKVLSANGEVLNENAENIPLQKIKLDAPPIHAFEREEITDVFETGIKSIDSMLTIGIGQKIGIFAGSGVGKSTLLGMIAKNAKADINVISLVGERGREVKDFIRKELGEEGMRKSVVVVATSDESHLMQLRAAKLATSIAEYFRDQGNNVLLMMDSVTRFADARRSVDIAVKELPIGGKTLLMESYMKKLLERSGKTQKGSITGIYTVLVDGDDLNGPVPDLARGILDGHIVLKRELATLSHYPAISVLDSVSRIMEEIVSPNHWQLANEMRKILSIYKENELYFKLGTIQENEENAYIFECKNKVEDINTFLKQGRSDSFQFDDIVQAIHHIV, translated from the coding sequence ATGAACAACAAGCTCATAAATGAACAGAATAAGTGGAATACGTTTATCGACACACCGTTTTATACGAAAATTGGTAAAGTTCATAGTGTACAAGAACAGTTTTTCGTAGCGAAAGGGCCGAAAGCAAAAATTGGCGATGTTTGTTTCGTTGGAGAACATAATGTTTTATGTGAAGTAATTGCGATTGAAAAAGAGAATAATATGTTACTCCCATTTGGACAGACAGAAAAAGTATGTTACGGGGATTCAGTTACATTAATTGCAGAAGATGTTGTTGTACCTCGTGGTGATCATTTACTTGGAAAGGTGTTAAGTGCGAATGGTGAAGTGTTAAATGAGAACGCTGAAAACATTCCACTACAGAAAATAAAATTAGATGCCCCCCCTATTCATGCATTTGAGCGTGAAGAGATTACTGATGTATTTGAAACGGGAATAAAATCAATTGATTCTATGCTAACAATTGGTATCGGTCAAAAGATTGGTATTTTCGCTGGATCAGGTGTTGGTAAATCTACTTTACTTGGAATGATTGCAAAAAATGCAAAAGCTGATATTAACGTTATTAGTTTAGTAGGAGAACGTGGCCGAGAAGTAAAAGACTTTATTCGAAAAGAATTAGGCGAGGAAGGTATGAGGAAAAGCGTTGTTGTTGTAGCGACGTCAGATGAAAGCCATCTGATGCAACTTCGCGCGGCAAAGCTTGCCACATCCATTGCTGAATATTTCCGTGATCAAGGCAATAACGTACTACTCATGATGGATTCAGTTACTCGTTTTGCTGATGCGCGCCGAAGTGTTGATATTGCAGTGAAAGAGTTACCGATTGGTGGTAAAACACTGTTAATGGAAAGTTATATGAAGAAGTTGTTAGAGCGATCCGGTAAAACACAAAAAGGATCTATAACAGGTATTTATACCGTACTCGTTGATGGAGACGATTTAAACGGTCCTGTACCAGATTTAGCACGTGGTATTTTAGATGGACATATTGTATTAAAGCGTGAGCTTGCTACGCTTAGTCATTATCCTGCCATTTCAGTGTTAGATTCAGTAAGTAGGATTATGGAAGAAATTGTGTCGCCTAACCATTGGCAACTTGCAAATGAAATGAGAAAAATCTTATCTATTTATAAAGAAAATGAATTGTACTTTAAATTAGGGACGATTCAAGAAAATGAAGAAAATGCTTATATTTTTGAATGTAAAAATAAAGTAGAAGATATAAATACGTTTTTAAAGCAAGGTCGATCGGATAGTTTCCAATTTGATGATATCGTTCAAGCGATACACCATATAGTATAA
- the fliM gene encoding flagellar motor switch protein FliM, protein MSGEKLSQEQIDALLKAVNEGEEMPAFAQEAGKQEKFQEYDFNRPEKFGVEHLRSLQAIASTFGKQTSQTLSARMRIPIELEPSTVEQVPFTSEYVEKMPKDYYLYCVIDLGLPELGEIVIEIDLAFVIYIHECWLGGDSKRNFTMRRPLTAFEFLTLDNIFLLLCKNLEQSFESVVAIEPKFVTTETDPNALKITTASDIISLLNVNMKTDFWNTTVRIGIPFLSVEEIMDKLTSENIVEHSSDKRKKYTSEVEVKVNQVYKPVHVAIGEQKMTMSDIEQIEEGDIIPLHTKVSDELLGYVDGKHKFNCFIGKDGTRKALLFKSFVE, encoded by the coding sequence ATGAGTGGCGAAAAATTAAGCCAAGAGCAAATTGATGCCCTGCTGAAGGCGGTAAATGAAGGCGAGGAAATGCCAGCTTTTGCACAAGAAGCAGGGAAGCAAGAGAAATTTCAAGAGTATGATTTTAATAGACCAGAGAAGTTCGGTGTGGAGCATTTACGTAGTTTGCAAGCGATTGCTTCTACGTTTGGAAAACAGACGTCACAGACGTTGTCAGCGCGTATGCGTATTCCGATTGAGCTAGAGCCTTCAACAGTTGAGCAAGTTCCATTTACGAGTGAGTATGTGGAGAAAATGCCGAAAGATTATTATTTATATTGCGTAATTGATCTCGGTTTACCAGAGCTTGGAGAAATTGTTATTGAGATTGATTTAGCATTTGTTATTTATATTCATGAATGTTGGCTTGGTGGGGATAGTAAGCGTAACTTTACGATGCGCAGACCGCTAACGGCGTTTGAGTTTTTAACGCTTGATAATATATTCTTGCTTCTTTGTAAAAATTTAGAGCAATCATTTGAAAGTGTTGTTGCGATTGAACCGAAGTTTGTAACGACGGAGACAGATCCGAATGCATTAAAGATTACGACAGCGAGCGATATAATTTCATTACTGAACGTAAATATGAAAACAGATTTTTGGAATACGACGGTGCGTATCGGGATTCCGTTCTTATCTGTTGAAGAAATTATGGATAAATTAACGTCTGAAAATATTGTCGAACATTCTTCAGATAAACGTAAAAAGTATACGTCTGAAGTGGAAGTGAAAGTAAATCAAGTGTACAAACCTGTTCATGTTGCGATTGGTGAGCAGAAAATGACAATGAGTGACATTGAACAAATTGAAGAAGGCGATATTATTCCGCTTCATACGAAAGTTTCGGATGAATTACTTGGTTATGTAGATGGAAAGCATAAATTTAATTGTTTTATTGGGAAAGATGGAACGCGTAAGGCGCTCCTATTTAAAAGTTTTGTAGAGTAG
- a CDS encoding flagellar motor switch protein FliN, translated as MKLQDDIPLTIYFEIGNTKKKIEDLLHITKGTLYRLENSTKNTVRLMLENEEIGTGKILTKNGKMYVEIVELKR; from the coding sequence TTGAAATTACAAGATGATATTCCGTTAACAATCTATTTTGAAATCGGAAATACGAAAAAGAAAATTGAAGATCTGCTTCATATTACGAAAGGTACATTGTATCGTCTTGAAAATTCAACGAAAAATACGGTGCGTCTTATGCTTGAGAATGAAGAGATTGGAACCGGAAAGATTTTGACGAAAAACGGGAAGATGTACGTTGAAATCGTTGAATTGAAAAGGTAG
- a CDS encoding flagellin, with the protein MRINTNINSMRTQEYMRQNQAKMSNAMDRLSSGKRINNASDDAAGLAIATRMRARESGLGVAANNTQDGISLIRTADSAMNSVSNILLRMRDLANQSANGTNTSENQAALDKEFGALKEQINYISTNTEFNDKKLLDGSNETIAIQTLDNADEGKKIDIKLANVSTQSLSIDKLTIGGASQKTIDDVAGKFTALNTTTTTDKADIQKEVDAAMKEFDKVKGSMSAADAKAVTDKLADYNNAADTDVAKAAAAKALGGAFDKTKVTVANPNAAVAAIDSALENIASNRATLGATLNRLDFNVNNLKSQSSSMASAASQIEDADMAKEMSEMTKFKILNEAGISMLSQANQTPQMVSKLLQ; encoded by the coding sequence ATGAGAATTAATACAAACATTAACAGCATGCGTACGCAAGAGTACATGCGCCAAAACCAAGCTAAAATGAGCAACGCTATGGACCGTTTATCAAGCGGTAAACGTATCAACAACGCTTCTGACGATGCAGCAGGTCTTGCAATCGCAACTCGTATGCGTGCTCGTGAAAGTGGATTAGGTGTTGCTGCTAACAACACACAAGACGGTATTTCATTAATCCGTACAGCTGATTCAGCAATGAACTCAGTATCTAACATCTTACTTCGTATGCGTGACCTTGCAAACCAATCTGCAAATGGTACAAATACATCTGAGAACCAAGCAGCTCTAGATAAAGAATTCGGCGCATTAAAAGAGCAAATCAATTACATCTCTACTAACACTGAATTTAATGATAAAAAATTATTAGATGGTTCTAATGAAACTATTGCAATTCAAACATTAGATAACGCTGATGAAGGTAAGAAAATTGATATTAAATTAGCAAACGTTTCTACACAATCACTAAGTATTGATAAACTAACAATTGGTGGCGCATCACAAAAAACAATTGATGATGTTGCAGGCAAATTTACTGCACTTAATACAACAACTACTACTGACAAAGCTGATATTCAAAAAGAAGTTGATGCTGCTATGAAGGAATTCGATAAAGTTAAAGGATCTATGTCTGCAGCAGATGCTAAAGCCGTTACTGACAAATTAGCAGACTACAATAATGCCGCAGATACAGATGTAGCTAAAGCTGCTGCAGCTAAAGCCTTAGGCGGTGCGTTCGATAAAACAAAAGTAACTGTTGCTAATCCTAATGCTGCTGTCGCTGCAATTGACTCTGCACTAGAAAACATTGCATCTAACCGCGCAACTCTAGGTGCTACATTAAACCGTCTTGACTTTAACGTAAATAACCTGAAGAGCCAATCTTCTTCTATGGCTTCAGCTGCTTCTCAAATCGAAGACGCTGACATGGCGAAAGAAATGTCTGAAATGACTAAGTTCAAAATCTTGAACGAAGCTGGTATCAGCATGCTTTCTCAAGCAAACCAAACACCACAAATGGTTTCTAAATTATTACAATAA